Genomic DNA from Schistocerca gregaria isolate iqSchGreg1 chromosome 4, iqSchGreg1.2, whole genome shotgun sequence:
CCCCTTATTTCACCGCTAGCACTAAACATGGTAGTAGGTAACGTTCTCTAGGCTTCTGAGAAGCTGCTCGAtcgttgtatcccattctttttaactccctactcaCGATTATTGATCCAGCTGAACTGCTGGTAACGCTTTGGAGTTCACTAGTGTTTCTTGCCGCTGATTTCATGCAGTTTTGTAGAACCACTGCTCGACAGTCCGTGCCTGTCAATATATGACCTCTGCTGGTCTTGGTTTAGTCGTGGTTGCTCCTGCGagattccatttcacaatcacgtcaccaacagtcaactttggTAGCTTTAGAACGGTTGAAATTTCCTCAGTTCATGTTCAAAggtactgagctctcctgaccgatccattctgctgtaAATCCTTCTCCACCGACTAGACAATACTCCCCATCTCCTTTTACGCTTACGGGTACACCTCTCTTTGAACCTAGTAGTCGGTTCcgtatgtccagatacttttgatggaATGGTATGACTAAGTGAGCGGCAACTGGAAATGAGAACTTAGTAGACGacgtacactgtctgatcaaaaatatctggaaatCCCCTATACAATGAGTAATTTACTACTCGAAATCATGAGGAATCGGACCCACTGGAATAAAAGGAGGTGGGTAGTTTGCTGTTGTACTGCGTACGATAGAGGAGCAGTTCGAAAATGATTGTTCCTTGTATCAACATGACAACGCACTCTCTCTAGAAGCAGCATCTCTGACGTAATTGTTTATggacaataacttccttcaggaagtGAACTGGTCTGCCACGAGTCCTGACTTGAACTAgatggatgagttagaacgtcgaccacAGACGCCAGAGTCTAACATCACGTGCTACTCAGGTTTCAGCTCCTGTAGAAGATTGGGCTGAGATTCCCTACGGACATTCAGAcagctcactgaaagtgtccccatcagAGCTCCAACCGTCACAACGGCGAAGTGTGGACACAGCTCTTATCagtgtccactaatagatgtctggatacttttcatcagttTATGTTCGAAAAGTTCACGAAAAAGcattgcctggggggggggggggggggggttaacgaaATTTAAGTTATTATTATGTGTCAAAAATAACCGTAAATCACATATCTGTAACACGTGAAACTTTGAGTTAAATAAGACGTATAATCCTCGACTCATTCGCGCCGAGAGATAACTTGTTGCCCGTTTGGTTTCATTACGAGAAACAGAtcgatagatttataattaaccCATTATCACGCTTTAAAAATTGCCACCTAGTTGTATCTTCTCTCTCCATCAACAGCTTATGTTCGGGGAAAGGTTGACAGTAAGGGCCTAGGCTCTGCAGAAATGTAGGACAATATGCGACTGTTTTGAAAACGACCTGACGAATAATTTTCTAATTGATGAATGTTCCTCTTGCAATACAAGCATAAAAATGATGATGTAACGCATCTTCAGCAAATGAATCTATGTTGCTAATCCACTTATCCATAcgattgtttgccaatgatactaacattgcaataaatagcaaatcaagtgtagttttagaaagaccggctgataaaatatttgtggacattaatcactggttcctagacaATTCTTTGTCACTATACTTTTAAGaatcacactacatgcagttcagaacttgtaaggggtgtcccacaagtatatgcctaacatacgattacaagcagatagaagaagcggacagtgttaaattcttgggattacagcttgataatgaatTCAACTGGGAGTAGCACACCACAGAAATGCTGAAGGGTCTTAACAAATCTctttttgcaatgcgaattgtgtcaaacataagggatataaaaatgaaaaagctgtcatactatgcttactttcattgcataatgtcatatgggattattttttgaggtaataTATCAAGCCAAgcaaaagttttccgggcacaaaaacgtgcaataagagttatatgtgctgtgaactcaagaacatccttcagaagcctgtttagggaactagggatactaacgacttcttcccaatatatttattccttaatgaaatttgtcattaaaaatatatcactttttcaaaccaacagctcaattcatggaatcaatgctagaaataaaaataatcttcacaaggatttaaagtcacttattcTTGCACAAAAAgtatgcattattcaggaacacaaattttcaataacttgccagcagccataaaaagcttaacaaacaACGAAATTCAGTTTAACAGAAGCCTAAATGATTTATTGGTGGtcagctccttctactccattgatgaatttctcaatagAACGAAGtgattactgtttgtgtgtgtgtgtgtgtgtgtgtgcgtgcgtgtgtgtgtgtgtgtgtgtgtgtgtgtgtgtgtgtgtgtgtgtgtgtgtaaatacaatataacttctgcaccatttcactgCAGTAATGTTTTCCTTGTAAATAAGtcttgtagtagttctattatatgtttattaccttataaataaataaaacttttttattttaaattcagtacattaatgcgatcttagtaaatgagtgtttgtaataTGATTCTTTGATacagtgttcatttaaaaaatgacGATTATTTAATTTGGGGCCTGTGAAGGTACATTAGATTATTTGTTtcaattgtaaatatttgtcatgtgttaGTGTTAtttttgacatgttctacatcctgtagGACCTCCTCACTAAGGATCAATTGGAATGCAAgaaaatttaatctaatctaaaacaaaaaaatatcccCCTCCAACCCCAGCCACAACCACAAGCACAACCCGATTCTGCTTTTCAGCTTCGAAATTACTTGTATTTTTCCTTGACAGTCTTTACGATAGTGTTTTCGAGTGAATTTAGAGATGACGCAACTCATTCGATCATTTAATCAAAAGGAGATGCACGGGCTTCCATTGTATCTTTCTCCCTTGAAGCAGACCCATGACACATATACCCTCTCCTCGGGTGACTCGTACCGCTACCGCCGGAGTAAAAAAAGGACGACGTCGAAAGTTTCTGCCCGTTACACTTCACAAATTTGCTTCTGAAATGTTTTGACATCACACAACAAATAAATTAATGACTCCCACAATCATAAGAAATGAAGTTAGTCAAAATCACTGAGGGCAGCAAACAGCTTTAACATGAAGCACCGTGCAGGTGAGAAGTTTGCAATGCTGAGAGTGAAGTTTTGGCAAGAGCGGATGACTACTGCGTCTGAAAGTCCCTTGGAATTGGCCGAATAAGTACTCTTGCGTAAGCCTGACCCCGCAACTTCCTACGCAGCAATGAATCTTCAAGTAATTTTGGAGAGAGTATAGCTTCGTTGGATACGGTAATGTTTCCAAAGATTACCGTCAATTTGCTCCTCAAGAAATGCTACACATCTTCGAAGTTTTGGAGTATCGTTTTGCTATACTCTTTATATGTGAACAACCAGGACCGGTTTAAGGCCCAAGAGACACAAGCTGCAGCTTTGAGCGCCAAGTTTAGAGAGGTACCAGAGAGGTCACAGCTGTTGGCTAAGATTTCTACACACAACGTATCGCAGCTAGTATGGTCGCTTCGTGCCCGCCCGGTTGGACGAgcggtctgacgcacggctttccggtcgggaaggaatgccggtccccggcacgaatccgcccggcggatttgtgtcgaggtccggtgagccggccagtctgtggatggtttttaggcggttttccatctgcctcggcgaatgcgggctggttccccttattccgcctcagctacactgtgtcggcgattgctgcgccaacaagttctccacgtacacttacaccaccattactctaccacgcaaacgtagaggttacactcatctggtgtgagacattccctggaggggggggggggggggggggggaacagggcACAGggagccgaacagcacaataaccctgggttcggtgtggggcggcggggtgaagtggactgcggtagtcgtcgtggggttgtggaccactgcggctgcggtggggacgaagcctctccgtcgtttctaggtccccggttaacataacataacataacatggtCGCTGCGGACGCAAAGCCGAGAGGGGTGTCACATCCCAAGATTGCATGGAATgagtatcacaattagtagtgaaaACTGACACGAGTAAAAATTTGTGAGTGGAATGGGGGCGATGGCGGCGTCAAATGATACGTCGCTGGTGTTGAAAAATATTCTCCAACAGGCTCTGTGAACAACTGATTCCACGTCGCTACCTGTTCTCCCGATTTTCGGTCCATCTGGCAGAATTGCTTCCACTTCCTCCTGTTATGTCACATTGCCACCTTTAGGCATACAATGAAATGAAACTCTTAAGTTCTGCGTACCTTACGAGTTGCTGATGTGTCTTGATGCAGAGACATAGATTGTTGTAGGTAACGTCGCGCTCAGCAGACACCTGAACTTCCGCTTCTTCATCTGATCTAAATATCGTTCGCATATCTTCGTTGTGCAGCTTCAGGTTCTTAATCCGGGCTGCCAAAATTCGGAGCTGGGCAGCGGTGTGCAGCATAGTCGCCATGAAGAAGCAGTCCATTTGACAGTTGATTAATGCTATGAATATAATGGAAATGACTTGCATGGCATAAGACAGTTCGTAAATGAGGAAGGCGGTCGCGTCCGTCAGAGGTAACTGCTGGAAGGGTAGTCTCCTGGTGCCCGGGGCAGCGATCAGGGGAGCGAAGGACCAGGCCACCAGCTGCGTGATGGCGTACACCAGGAAGCCGATGGTGACCCGCACGGTGCGCTTCTGCGTCGCCTTGAAGAGAGCCGCCAGTGGGGGCTCAGCGCGCACGTACTCGCTCTGGCTGTCCACCAGGGCGTCCAGCGCTCGCACGAGTCGGCAATAGCTCCGCTCGTGGCGCAGGAAGAAGGTAAGCTTGAGCACGCCTACGCAAACTACTGACACGTTGGACAGCGCCAGTGTAAAATCCTGCAGGCCGCCGTGCAGGGTGCACAGGTTGACAGCTGCTTCTGCAATATGGGCCACGCAGAGCACGACGATGGTGGCTGTGGATGAGCGAAACAGCAACGAGTCCGTCAGTGGCCACAGGCCCACCATATGGAGTATCCGTATATTGCATTTCAGCACAGATTTTGTAGCGTACTCCCATGTCAGCTGCTTCGCCTCTTCCGATTCCCAACTCATGGCCGGACGATAAACAGCTGAGCAAATTTCTCAACTGCAGCAAATCAGACTTCAGGACTTAGAAAGCCACTTCAAGCTCTGTCCTTAACAACAACGTCGCATATGGAACAGAGGCACAAGCGTGGCTGTTCCATTCTTCGCGCGACCCTTTTTTCTCCCACTGGATAAGGCTACATCagtaatattttacaaatttatctACCGCTAGAAGACGAGAATTATACATAGATAGCAACTAAAGACACTTCTTAGCTAACATAACGGAATTGCTAAATTTTTTATGCCCTCCACGCATCTGCTCTATCTATTGTACTACAGTCCCGCTAACATTCTACATTATAGTTAAATAAGCCAAGAAATAAATAATGGATCCCGATGCGAAGTTCAGCGCTGATAAAATGAATTATAAATAACAGTGAAAGGGAATATTCCTCTCGGCACAAACATCTCGTGATGTTGGTACTGGATATGCAGATCAATAACTAATCGTTTGTTTCCAGAACGGCGTGGTAACGATACATATTCCCTCCGTATACAAATAAATCTTCCAGCGCAATTAATGAATCATATTCAGATCCTACTTTCTAATTTATGCGATACAATCGCTCTTTCTCAGCGTGGTAAACAGAACTCCAGCTATAATGCAAAGCTCTCGCTATAACTCGTTAATGGAATTCTAATTATGCGATCAAgcgaaatattttaatgtcatattTCCACAAAGAGACCATAGTTAACGAAAATCAAAGAAACATACCTCTTGCAATAATCATCTCCGTACAGCTCGTAATGTATCACCCATCACGCCCTTGTCTCCAAAagataataaagaaaattcatgacATCCTTCAATTTTTATATAACAGGTTTCCTTGACGATTCTGGGTATTGCCACACATGTTTTCCTTTCCTAGTTATAACGTCGTGGACGTGTGGGCGTAGGTTTCCGCAGCTCTTGTCATCTTCCATCAATTATTCCGAGTAAGTGAAGGCGTTGGCAAGTTGGGGTCTAGTGAAGCACAGGATACAACCCGTCGCCTTTGATcaatgacgtcagaatttgccAGCGATCATTTATTACACAAATGTTACAGCTGATAAGagagttcagaaacaaaggaatactaAAGACAAGTAATATGGTTGACATATATCAAGGCAAGTAATATTTTCAGGTTAAGGATATCGTGTGTTTGTTtcgtattatttctgtggaaatTGAAGGGGtaaaaatggatggaaatattggtagcatcgaatacctcacgtcacatatatatgggctgtatctcgaacctcattcgaactCTATTGGTTAACTACAGTACAggatacaagtttagcgtacgtCGACTTCTTCGTTTTCGTTGGCATTaatatcctgttgttcagttgaactatataggtACACTGAaccacgggatacaaattttacatttgttaacagtctgttcttacgtagatagtagtattaccgatggcagaaggagctacgtacataatatttgtatcTCATACTTCCGTTGACCTGTATATATGTACACTGCTAACGAAAACGTGGAGATGGACGTATGTTACATTTACAACCTGTACCTTAGTTGCATAcgcgaagaggcaataagacgacGCGTAtataatttgtatcccgtacttcactatggggtacagtttttttcgccttcgatgctaatagtatcgaTTGAAAGTTATAGCTTTGATCACAGCAGTGACAATGGTATCCCATTCTTTACTTGAGCTATAcagctatacacaacatttgtatcctgctctccaGTTAACATATATAAGTAAATCTCACCAAAGTTACACATGTCGTTCTTTTTGAATA
This window encodes:
- the LOC126267055 gene encoding odorant receptor Or2-like, producing the protein MSWESEEAKQLTWEYATKSVLKCNIRILHMVGLWPLTDSLLFRSSTATIVVLCVAHIAEAAVNLCTLHGGLQDFTLALSNVSVVCVGVLKLTFFLRHERSYCRLVRALDALVDSQSEYVRAEPPLAALFKATQKRTVRVTIGFLVYAITQLVAWSFAPLIAAPGTRRLPFQQLPLTDATAFLIYELSYAMQVISIIFIALINCQMDCFFMATMLHTAAQLRILAARIKNLKLHNEDMRTIFRSDEEAEVQVSAERDVTYNNLCLCIKTHQQLVRFVRHLDRIMSPIAMMQLGLGVFNGCMLIFPAAYSAESDALVKCLAAVPTISTQLLLYCLGAHSVREQGEAVSLAAYSCGWPDAPGCCRRALLLVMRRAQRPLALTAGGIYPIQRATFLSLLNAGYSYYAVLQNFNSR